The Croceicoccus marinus genome contains a region encoding:
- a CDS encoding glycoside hydrolase family 43 protein, with translation MTGFRSAIFGLAAVAALPGCAAIDQAAPTAGAVPATAAPATAAPATATTYQYTGNPLFRDLHTADPAPLVVGDTLYLYVGHDEAAEGQMFNITEWLAFSTKDMKTWTAHGPVMQPTDFSWVSRDAWASQVTEKDGRFWFYTAVEHDPEQGSQGKAIGVAVADNPLGPFRDAKGSALVRNEDTQGPHSWDDIDPTVWTEEDGISWLIWGNANIYMAKLAPDMISFDGPIRQIELPDFEEGPWIFKRGDMYYLAYASMDKTISPDERISYATAPAITGPWTWRGEITGAAANSFTIHPGIAEFKGEWYLFYHVGTLDVGDLEGGLGRRAVAVERMTFDEDGLINPVTQTETGILPLP, from the coding sequence ATGACAGGATTTCGTTCAGCCATATTCGGGCTTGCCGCCGTCGCGGCGCTGCCGGGATGCGCTGCGATCGATCAGGCGGCTCCGACCGCTGGCGCGGTCCCGGCCACCGCGGCTCCAGCCACCGCGGCTCCAGCCACGGCAACGACCTATCAGTACACCGGCAACCCTCTGTTCCGCGATCTGCATACCGCCGATCCGGCCCCTCTGGTGGTCGGCGACACGCTGTATCTCTATGTCGGCCATGACGAGGCGGCCGAGGGGCAGATGTTCAACATCACCGAATGGCTGGCCTTTTCCACCAAGGACATGAAGACCTGGACCGCGCATGGCCCGGTCATGCAGCCCACCGATTTCAGCTGGGTCTCACGCGATGCGTGGGCCAGCCAGGTGACCGAGAAGGACGGCAGGTTCTGGTTCTACACCGCGGTCGAGCATGATCCGGAGCAGGGATCGCAAGGCAAGGCGATCGGCGTGGCGGTGGCCGACAATCCGCTCGGCCCGTTCCGCGACGCCAAGGGTAGCGCGCTGGTCCGCAACGAGGATACGCAGGGACCGCATAGCTGGGACGACATCGACCCGACCGTCTGGACCGAGGAGGACGGCATCAGCTGGCTGATCTGGGGCAACGCCAATATCTACATGGCAAAGCTTGCGCCCGACATGATCAGCTTCGACGGACCGATCCGGCAGATCGAACTGCCCGATTTCGAGGAAGGTCCGTGGATCTTCAAGCGCGGCGACATGTATTATCTCGCCTATGCCAGCATGGACAAGACGATCAGCCCTGACGAGCGTATTTCCTATGCCACCGCGCCGGCGATCACCGGGCCATGGACCTGGCGCGGCGAGATTACGGGCGCGGCTGCCAACAGCTTCACGATCCATCCCGGCATCGCCGAGTTCAAAGGCGAATGGTATCTGTTCTACCATGTCGGCACGCTCGACGTCGGCGATCTGGAGGGCGGGCTTGGCCGCCGCGCGGTCGCTGTCGAGCGCATGACATTCGACGAGGACGGCCTGATCAATCCGGTCACGCAGACCGAAACCGGCATATTGCCGCTGCCATGA
- a CDS encoding ATP-binding protein, giving the protein MSTADWRGFGFARTSLLGRLLAILLAVVALEFTLNAFVFERANEFSLQEEDAASISDRLVVAYRLLDSAPPQRRGAVANELSTSHFRIDWSRETARRAASLELEALRDQIVDNDQELVRAGLRLHLEPLSGGGDIAGSMILTDRSVMRFSAEVHQTFKLNAQRVIMLLLPTALLMLVGGLLVGAALRPLRNLVAASRKVGELEEPEPVPLAGSQEARDLIHAFNEMQERIHQLIRNRQLTVSAIAHDLRTPLARLQMRLDQDAPDRQAMAADVAEMRMLLQSLQTFNEGHDHRGPIERIDIAATAQTLVDDASDRGFDAVYEGPEHLEMSGRALALRRVMSNLIENALHYANDAHVILSREGEDVVISVIDNGPGIAESQIDEVMKPFVRLDHARSRNTPGMGLGLAIVNRIVRAQGGRFSIANRPTGGLCATIRLPAAGPA; this is encoded by the coding sequence GTGAGCACGGCCGACTGGCGCGGTTTCGGTTTTGCCAGGACCAGCCTGCTGGGCCGTTTGCTTGCGATCCTGCTGGCGGTGGTCGCTCTCGAATTCACGCTCAACGCCTTCGTTTTCGAGCGGGCGAACGAATTCTCGCTTCAGGAGGAGGACGCGGCCAGCATCTCGGACCGGCTGGTCGTCGCCTATCGCCTGCTGGACAGCGCCCCTCCGCAGCGGCGCGGGGCGGTGGCCAATGAATTGTCGACCAGTCATTTCCGGATCGACTGGTCGCGCGAGACTGCCCGCCGCGCCGCCAGCCTGGAACTGGAAGCGCTGCGCGACCAGATCGTCGACAACGACCAGGAACTGGTCCGCGCCGGACTGCGCCTGCACCTCGAACCGCTGAGCGGGGGCGGCGATATCGCGGGCAGCATGATCCTGACCGACCGGTCGGTGATGCGGTTCTCGGCCGAGGTGCACCAGACCTTCAAGCTGAACGCCCAGCGCGTGATCATGCTGCTGCTTCCCACCGCGCTGCTGATGCTGGTCGGCGGGCTGCTGGTGGGTGCGGCGCTTCGCCCGCTGCGCAACCTGGTCGCCGCTTCGCGCAAGGTGGGCGAACTGGAAGAGCCGGAACCGGTGCCGCTTGCCGGGTCGCAGGAAGCGCGCGACCTGATCCATGCGTTCAACGAGATGCAGGAGAGGATCCACCAGCTGATCCGCAACCGGCAGCTGACCGTCTCGGCCATCGCGCATGACCTGCGCACCCCGCTGGCGCGGCTGCAGATGCGGCTGGACCAGGACGCGCCCGACAGGCAGGCGATGGCCGCCGACGTGGCAGAGATGCGGATGCTGCTGCAATCGCTGCAGACCTTCAACGAAGGGCACGACCACCGCGGCCCGATCGAGCGGATCGACATTGCTGCAACCGCGCAGACATTGGTCGACGACGCCAGCGACCGGGGTTTCGACGCGGTCTATGAAGGGCCGGAACATCTGGAAATGTCGGGGCGCGCGCTGGCGCTGCGCCGGGTGATGTCGAACCTGATCGAGAATGCGCTGCATTATGCCAATGACGCGCATGTCATCCTGTCTCGCGAGGGCGAGGACGTCGTGATCTCGGTCATCGACAACGGGCCGGGAATCGCCGAATCCCAGATAGATGAGGTGATGAAGCCCTTTGTCCGGCTCGACCACGCGCGCAGCCGCAATACGCCCGGCATGGGTCTGGGCCTGGCCATCGTGAACCGTATCGTGCGGGCGCAGGGTGGTCGCTTTTCCATCGCGAATCGCCCGACCGGCGGGCTGTGCGCCACGATCCGCCTGCCCGCCGCCGGCCCGGCATAA
- a CDS encoding alpha-N-arabinofuranosidase: MLDTAFPLPMRRLATGLALALAAAPLSAQAQAQLRAAGEGAVVTVEADQPGAQVHPDVFGQFMEHLGTGIYGGVWVGEDSPIPNDGGYRTDVLQALKDINVPMVRWPGGCFADEYHWRDGIGPREDRPVKINTNWGGVNEDNSFGTHEFMGFAQRLGARTYVSVNLGSGTPAEASQWVEYMTAPAGTTALARERAANGHEDAWTVDYLGIGNELWGCGGNMRAEYAADLTNRFVTFTKPGTGEMLKIASGPSDSNYEWTETMMKISGKLIDGLALHFYTRPRDATWEDKGPALGFPESEWASTLDHTMEMDEFITRHSAIMDKYDPEQRVMLAVDEWGTWYDPAPGTNPGFLQQQNSLRDAMVAALNINIFTKHAERVKMAAIAQMVNVLQAMLLTDGPRMVKTPTYHVFDMYEPWQGATALPVDVTAPMYEKDDVSIPAVNVSAVRGTDGQVHLALVNIDPNNAHPVTIALDGVNPAGATGRILTARAMDAHNDFENPEVVTPTAFTGARVSRGTVTATLPAKSIVVLQLR; the protein is encoded by the coding sequence ATGCTCGACACTGCTTTTCCGTTGCCGATGCGGCGCCTTGCAACCGGGCTTGCCTTGGCGCTGGCGGCCGCCCCGCTGTCGGCGCAGGCGCAGGCCCAGCTGCGCGCCGCTGGCGAGGGCGCGGTGGTGACGGTGGAGGCGGACCAGCCGGGCGCGCAGGTGCATCCCGACGTGTTCGGCCAGTTCATGGAGCATCTGGGCACCGGGATCTATGGCGGCGTCTGGGTGGGCGAGGATTCGCCCATCCCCAACGACGGCGGCTATCGCACCGACGTGCTGCAGGCACTGAAGGACATCAACGTGCCCATGGTGCGCTGGCCCGGCGGCTGCTTCGCCGACGAATATCACTGGCGCGACGGCATCGGCCCGCGTGAGGACCGCCCGGTCAAGATCAACACCAACTGGGGCGGCGTGAACGAGGACAACAGCTTCGGCACGCACGAGTTCATGGGCTTTGCCCAGCGGCTGGGCGCGCGCACCTATGTCTCGGTCAATCTCGGCAGCGGGACCCCCGCCGAAGCCTCGCAGTGGGTCGAGTACATGACCGCGCCCGCGGGCACGACCGCGCTGGCGCGCGAGCGTGCGGCCAACGGGCACGAGGATGCCTGGACGGTCGATTACCTGGGCATCGGCAACGAGCTGTGGGGCTGCGGCGGCAACATGCGCGCCGAATATGCCGCGGACCTGACCAATCGCTTCGTCACCTTCACCAAGCCCGGCACGGGCGAGATGCTCAAGATCGCCAGCGGCCCGTCGGATTCCAACTATGAGTGGACCGAGACGATGATGAAGATCTCGGGCAAGCTGATCGACGGGCTGGCGCTGCATTTCTATACCCGCCCGCGCGACGCGACCTGGGAGGACAAGGGCCCCGCGCTGGGCTTCCCCGAAAGCGAATGGGCATCCACGCTCGACCACACGATGGAGATGGACGAGTTCATCACCCGCCATTCCGCGATCATGGACAAGTACGATCCCGAACAGCGCGTGATGCTGGCGGTCGACGAATGGGGCACCTGGTACGATCCCGCGCCGGGCACCAACCCGGGCTTCCTGCAGCAGCAGAACAGCCTGCGCGACGCGATGGTCGCCGCGCTCAACATCAACATCTTCACCAAGCATGCCGAGCGGGTGAAGATGGCCGCCATCGCGCAGATGGTGAACGTGCTGCAGGCGATGCTGCTGACCGACGGTCCGCGCATGGTGAAGACGCCGACCTATCACGTGTTCGACATGTACGAACCGTGGCAGGGCGCGACCGCCCTTCCGGTGGACGTCACCGCGCCGATGTATGAAAAGGACGACGTGTCGATCCCGGCGGTCAACGTGTCGGCGGTGCGCGGCACCGACGGGCAGGTGCATCTGGCGCTGGTCAATATCGACCCGAACAACGCCCATCCGGTGACCATCGCGCTCGACGGCGTGAACCCCGCCGGCGCCACGGGCCGTATCCTGACCGCCCGCGCGATGGACGCGCACAACGACTTCGAAAACCCCGAAGTCGTCACCCCCACCGCCTTCACCGGCGCACGGGTATCGCGCGGAACCGTCACCGCCACGCTGCCCGCAAAGTCCATCGTCGTCCTGCAACTGCGGTGA
- a CDS encoding right-handed parallel beta-helix repeat-containing protein, translating into MRKSAMVLFGSACLWVTPSMAQAGDVPDLPVFASPERDPSAHLSIVIPIRPEAEPVVLHVTPDGSDAGDGTAQSPVATFERAQELVRTLNGTRDVTVRVAAGAYRLDRPLRFAAVDGGRNGHVVRWEGEEGAYPVISGGVPVTGWTAVDAAEHIWRADIPKGADPRQLSVDGQLAPRARIEIPRSAVRFETWGLQILDPEWRALAQLADQDRIEVEGMSWFTHRHAMVDRIEGDRIVMQQPGWRNNLVGYDTLARPISKEVARLFLVNSRAFLREAGQWHADPAQGHLYYRAAEGQDVNRSLVEMPVLEHLVSIGGTIDDPVRDLQFRGLDFRHTSWLQPSGNEGYASQQSGSYISGELAGYPADPIRDCSWGCPAFEKRRNHWQQQPAAIQLSAATRVVFDDNRFSQLGQIALGIGNNPEAHETGVGLGTTAIEVTRNRFTDLAGGAIMVGGIVRDAHHPSRPELGVRDILIRDNLVSNISHDYKEQAAILVTYATGAIIMNNDISDAPYDGIDVGWGWGINDPGGSPEYYRWHRSYYDDPENLIYDTPTILRDTVIVGNRVGRVKQWFPDGGAIYHLSADPGALIARNYVYDVRGTGGIAIYLDEGSRHVTVRENVIDRVGGVWLNLNSQDAIAPRRTALDNTATGNWYNSGRLQGNWTPFLNNRAEGNIEVEGQEWPAEAQAVIDDSGVRPVEDAGE; encoded by the coding sequence ATGCGCAAATCGGCTATGGTGTTGTTCGGCTCGGCTTGTCTGTGGGTCACGCCGTCGATGGCGCAGGCGGGGGACGTGCCCGACCTGCCGGTGTTTGCATCGCCCGAACGCGATCCGTCCGCGCATCTGTCGATCGTCATCCCGATCCGGCCCGAGGCGGAACCGGTCGTGCTGCATGTCACGCCCGATGGGTCGGATGCGGGCGACGGGACGGCGCAGTCTCCGGTGGCCACATTTGAGCGGGCGCAGGAACTTGTCAGGACACTGAACGGGACGCGTGACGTCACCGTTCGGGTCGCGGCAGGCGCCTATCGCCTCGACAGGCCGCTGCGCTTTGCAGCGGTCGACGGCGGCCGCAACGGGCATGTCGTTCGCTGGGAAGGCGAGGAGGGTGCATATCCCGTCATATCGGGCGGTGTACCGGTTACCGGATGGACGGCGGTGGATGCGGCCGAACATATCTGGCGCGCGGACATTCCCAAGGGCGCCGACCCCCGGCAGCTCAGCGTCGACGGGCAGCTCGCGCCGCGTGCGCGGATAGAGATCCCGCGCTCCGCCGTAAGGTTCGAGACCTGGGGCCTGCAGATCCTGGACCCGGAATGGCGGGCGCTGGCGCAACTGGCGGACCAGGACCGGATCGAGGTGGAGGGCATGAGCTGGTTCACCCACCGCCATGCCATGGTCGACCGGATCGAGGGCGACCGGATCGTGATGCAGCAGCCGGGCTGGCGGAACAATCTGGTCGGGTATGACACGCTGGCCCGCCCGATCTCGAAAGAGGTCGCCAGGCTTTTCCTAGTCAATTCGCGGGCGTTCCTGCGCGAGGCGGGGCAATGGCATGCCGATCCGGCGCAGGGGCATCTCTATTACCGGGCGGCCGAAGGGCAGGACGTCAATCGCAGCCTTGTCGAGATGCCGGTGCTGGAACATCTGGTCTCGATCGGGGGCACCATCGACGATCCGGTTCGCGACCTGCAGTTTCGCGGCCTGGATTTCCGGCACACCAGCTGGCTGCAGCCGTCCGGTAACGAGGGATATGCCAGCCAGCAGAGCGGCTCGTACATCTCGGGCGAGCTGGCCGGCTATCCCGCCGATCCGATCCGCGACTGCAGCTGGGGCTGCCCCGCTTTCGAGAAGCGGCGCAACCATTGGCAGCAGCAGCCCGCCGCGATCCAGCTGTCCGCCGCAACGCGGGTGGTGTTCGACGACAATCGCTTCTCGCAGCTGGGCCAGATCGCGCTGGGCATCGGCAACAACCCCGAAGCGCACGAGACCGGCGTCGGGCTGGGCACCACCGCGATCGAGGTGACGCGCAATCGCTTCACCGATCTTGCCGGCGGCGCGATCATGGTCGGCGGCATCGTCCGCGACGCGCACCATCCCTCGCGCCCCGAACTGGGCGTGCGGGACATATTGATACGCGACAATCTGGTGTCGAACATCTCGCACGACTACAAGGAGCAGGCCGCGATCCTCGTCACCTATGCGACGGGGGCGATCATCATGAACAACGACATTTCCGACGCGCCCTATGACGGGATCGACGTGGGCTGGGGCTGGGGGATCAACGATCCGGGGGGCAGCCCGGAATATTACCGCTGGCACCGCTCATACTACGACGATCCCGAAAACCTGATCTATGACACGCCGACGATCCTGCGCGACACGGTGATCGTCGGTAATCGGGTGGGGCGCGTGAAACAATGGTTTCCCGATGGCGGTGCGATCTATCACCTGTCCGCCGATCCCGGTGCGCTGATCGCCCGCAATTACGTCTATGACGTGCGCGGTACCGGCGGCATCGCGATCTATCTCGACGAGGGGTCGCGCCATGTGACGGTGCGCGAGAATGTGATCGACCGCGTTGGCGGGGTGTGGCTGAACCTCAATTCACAGGACGCGATCGCGCCGCGGCGAACGGCGCTCGACAATACGGCCACCGGCAACTGGTACAACTCGGGCCGACTGCAGGGGAACTGGACGCCCTTTCTGAACAACCGCGCCGAAGGTAACATCGAGGTCGAGGGGCAGGAGTGGCCTGCCGAAGCGCAAGCGGTGATCGACGATAGCGGAGTGCGGCCGGTGGAGGACGCGGGCGAATAG
- a CDS encoding carbonic anhydrase, with amino-acid sequence MNELIGRVFNFEKTVFPSSSELYGTLTRDGQSPKALMISCADSRIVPEEIMQARPGDLFVCRNAGNIVPPYASMLGGVSATVEYAVAALGVRDIIVCGHTDCGAMKALAYPEGLEAMPNVAAWLKHGSAAQTVVDSCQGHLEGDDRIRAMIYENVIAQLSNLRTHPSVARAMASGEMSLHGWVVDIHQGQVLGLDGQTGQFTTLRENTPLPVAVPAQARYQMAEAAE; translated from the coding sequence ATGAACGAACTGATCGGCCGCGTTTTCAATTTCGAGAAGACCGTATTTCCCAGCAGCAGCGAACTCTATGGCACGCTGACCCGCGATGGGCAGAGCCCCAAGGCGCTTATGATCTCGTGCGCCGATTCGCGCATCGTGCCCGAGGAAATCATGCAGGCCCGCCCGGGCGACCTGTTCGTCTGCCGCAACGCCGGCAATATCGTCCCTCCCTACGCCTCGATGCTGGGCGGCGTTTCGGCCACCGTCGAATATGCGGTCGCGGCGCTGGGCGTGCGCGACATCATCGTGTGCGGTCACACCGACTGCGGCGCGATGAAGGCGTTGGCCTATCCCGAGGGGCTTGAAGCCATGCCCAATGTCGCCGCCTGGCTGAAGCACGGCAGCGCGGCGCAGACCGTGGTCGACAGCTGCCAGGGCCACCTGGAAGGCGACGACCGGATCCGCGCGATGATCTATGAGAATGTCATCGCCCAGCTTTCGAACCTGCGCACCCATCCCTCGGTCGCCCGCGCGATGGCGTCCGGCGAAATGAGCCTGCACGGCTGGGTCGTCGACATCCACCAAGGCCAGGTCCTCGGCCTCGACGGCCAGACCGGCCAGTTCACGACACTGCGCGAAAATACGCCGCTGCCCGTCGCCGTCCCGGCGCAGGCACGCTATCAGATGGCGGAGGCTGCGGAATGA
- a CDS encoding SulP family inorganic anion transporter produces MTTAAATAVATDEKGGLFAHFGRDFTASIVVFLVAMPLCMGIAIASGVPAEKGLITGIIGGIVVGMFAGSPLQVSGPAAGLAVIVFDFVANNGLTALGPMLVLAGVLQFVAGWMKLGAFFRSISPAVVHGMLAGIGALIVISQFHILFDATPLSNGIANLAAMPARLLGLSPFDANQAEMALGIGLLTIGIMVGWEKFKPAQMGLLPGALLGVVGATLAAMALGLDITRVNVPDSIVGAVATPGDDFFGLLISPTIIIAAIAVAFIASAETLLSAAAVDRMHDGVRTNYDKELSAQGVGNLLCGLAGALPMTGVIVRSSANVQAGAKTRLSTIIHGIWILGFVSLLPFVLSEIPMAALGGVLVVTGWKLVSLKHVRHLYSSYGALPAVIWTATFVLVVTVDLLTGVLVGLALTLLELIPHRRSLRLNVEENDEGAERDVHLSGSATFISLTGLTRRLESIPGDRPVRVNLSKVQGFDHTSAEQFKEWVARRRKLGHPVEVTGPSHLVDRFS; encoded by the coding sequence ATGACCACTGCCGCAGCAACCGCTGTGGCGACGGACGAAAAGGGCGGCCTGTTCGCCCATTTCGGACGTGACTTCACGGCTTCCATCGTTGTCTTCCTGGTCGCGATGCCGCTTTGCATGGGCATTGCGATCGCATCGGGCGTTCCCGCTGAAAAGGGCCTGATCACGGGCATCATCGGCGGCATCGTCGTCGGCATGTTCGCAGGCTCGCCCCTGCAGGTCAGCGGTCCCGCCGCTGGCCTTGCCGTCATCGTGTTCGACTTCGTCGCGAACAACGGCCTGACCGCCCTTGGCCCAATGCTGGTGCTGGCGGGCGTGTTGCAGTTCGTCGCCGGCTGGATGAAGCTGGGCGCGTTCTTCCGTTCGATCAGCCCGGCCGTGGTGCACGGCATGCTGGCGGGCATTGGCGCGCTGATCGTGATCAGCCAGTTCCACATCCTGTTCGACGCGACACCGCTGTCGAACGGAATTGCCAATCTGGCCGCCATGCCTGCGCGCCTGTTGGGGCTTTCGCCCTTCGACGCGAACCAGGCCGAGATGGCGCTTGGCATCGGCCTTCTGACGATCGGCATCATGGTCGGCTGGGAAAAGTTCAAGCCCGCGCAAATGGGCCTGCTGCCCGGCGCGCTGCTGGGCGTGGTCGGTGCGACGCTGGCCGCCATGGCACTTGGGCTGGACATCACGCGCGTCAACGTGCCCGATTCGATCGTCGGCGCGGTGGCAACGCCGGGTGACGACTTCTTCGGCCTGCTGATCAGCCCGACCATCATCATCGCGGCCATCGCCGTCGCCTTCATCGCCAGCGCGGAAACGCTGCTGTCGGCGGCTGCGGTCGACCGGATGCACGACGGCGTTCGCACCAATTACGACAAGGAACTCAGCGCGCAGGGCGTCGGCAATCTTCTGTGCGGCCTTGCGGGCGCACTGCCGATGACCGGCGTGATCGTACGTTCGTCGGCCAATGTGCAGGCAGGCGCCAAGACCCGCCTGTCGACCATCATCCACGGTATCTGGATCCTGGGCTTCGTCTCTCTGCTGCCTTTCGTGCTCAGCGAGATTCCGATGGCGGCGCTGGGCGGCGTGCTGGTTGTCACCGGCTGGAAGCTGGTCAGCCTCAAGCATGTTCGTCACCTTTATTCCAGCTATGGCGCGCTTCCCGCGGTCATCTGGACGGCGACCTTCGTGCTGGTCGTCACCGTCGACCTGCTGACCGGCGTGCTGGTCGGCCTGGCGCTGACGCTGCTGGAGCTGATCCCGCACCGCCGTTCGCTGAGGCTGAATGTCGAGGAGAACGATGAAGGCGCCGAGCGCGACGTGCATCTGTCGGGCAGTGCGACTTTCATCAGCCTGACGGGCCTGACCCGCAGGCTGGAGAGCATTCCCGGCGATCGTCCGGTCCGCGTGAACCTCAGCAAGGTGCAGGGTTTCGACCACACCTCTGCCGAGCAGTTCAAGGAGTGGGTCGCGCGCCGCCGGAAGCTGGGTCATCCCGTCGAAGTAACGGGCCCGAGCCACCTCGTGGACCGTTTTTCCTGA